ACATGCGTTTTGCATTCTGGTGTCTGCACTTGAACAATTACTTCCTGTCCAATCTCCTGAGGAGTCACAGTCTTGGGGGCAGAGGACCTCCTTTGCATactgaaggccccaggttcaaaagGATCAGGTAGAAGCTGATACGAAAGACCCTCCCCTCTGTTCAAGATCCtccagagccactgccagtcagagtaggcatcACTGGGTTTGATGGACAAACATTGCGAACTGTTCCGTGGGCAACTTATTCTACCACCCAACCTCTCTTACCCAGCCTTGGAGAGAGGAAAGCGCAACATGGTACCCAAAGGTACCCaaagaattccctccctttgaatattaggcaggcgccatctctgctatctttttggcaccttttgaagactttcctctttcaacaagtctgtgtctgtgttagaattgcttaatatgttttttaataatgtttttaatgctgttttgttttaatgtattctaagatctgtttttatgatgttttaaagtgtttttagcgctttgtttgccaccctgggctcctgctgggaggaagggcaggatacaaataaataaaggctttACTGTTCAAGGAGGCAGGATGAGGACTCCCCATGATTCAACTTGCTAGTGAGCAGATCTGTGGTGCATAACCCCACCCcatactctccccctccccaggtgTATGTACTGAAGCGACCCCATGTGGACGAGTTTCTACGACGGATGGGTGAGCTCTTTGAGTGTGTGCTCTTCACTGCTAGTCTGGCAAAGGTGAGATTCTCCTCCTCCCACCACCTCAGTGAAGTGGTGATCATTGGCTCAAACCCCCTCTCCCTCTGAAAAAAATCAGGATAGTGGACTCCATTTGGGGAGACTCCATTTGGGGATACTGAGGCACTGGGAAGAAAAAGCAACCTATATTGGAGAAGGGGAGAGCTTAAAAAGGTCCTGGTTCCAGTGTACACTGACATCAACTTTTCTTCCTCAAGAGATTGTCCCCTACACTGTGAATGGAGAAATCCTGGCTCCTGGAGCCCCTCTTCTCTACTGTAAACTGCAGTAGAAAGAGATCATCTTGTCCAGGAATAAGGCTGGAGAGAGTCATCAGGAGAGGACAACCTTTTTAGGAAGCTAGTTGCAATAAAGCACTTGGGATAGCCAGACCTGTTCATGATAAAACACTCTGTTCACTGCGGTTGTGGAGATACTCCTCCTCCAACCTTGACCCTGTTCTACCTGGGCAAGGGAAACTgcccaggaatcctgggaagaagCACACTTACCTGCCGGGATGGGAGAAAGTGAAATCTAGTATCACACGCAGGGAGGAAGAAAGGTGATCCAGACTTCCAAAGATCCACTATGCAGTGGTCCCGTCCCCCCACCCATCCCGAGATATACTCGGGCATTGCACCTTGAGAGTGCCGTCAAACCAACTCTCCCTCTATTTCCTCCCCAACCCCAGTATGCAGATCCTGTAGCTGACCTGCTGGATAAGTGGGGAGCCTTCCGCACCCGCCTCTTCCGCGAGTCGTGCGTCTTCCACCGTGGGAACTATGTCAAGGACCTCAGCCGCCTGGGCCGCGACCTGACACGTATCATCATTGTGGACAATTCACCTGCTTCTTACGTCTTCCATCCTGATAATGCTGTAGGTAGCTGGATAACCAGCAGCTTTCTGACTTTTGCCAGGATTGCAAAGGGGGATTGTGTGGGAAACTTTTTTGGGGGAGAGGCTCACTTTTTCTACCTTGAGCCCAGCTGAACAAAGCTGAAAATACATCATTTCAggacagggcaaatgggacacctCTCTACCTGGCAGGCAACAGAGACGGTGcctttttaatatttaaggggggggattCCAAAGGAGACCAGTAGAATTATCTCCATACTGtggaggggatgggggagagtGAAGGATtgtgtagggcaggggtggggaacctctggcccatgggtcaGTCTTGGGCTGCCAAGAAttccagtttggcccatgagacTGTTTTTGTGAAACCACACCCACCAGTCAATAAGGTGACATCACTTCAATGGGcaggtgacatcagctgatgggtgggtttGATGGGTGCAgtcaatccctgcagaaagcatggCTGAACCCTTGCCcatcaagatgggtgggagtttaatcctgtttttgtCCCCATGCGCCAGTTCCCTGCAAGGAGATGGTGCTAGTGCTCAATCCCTGCAAAAGGCAGGAGGGGCTGGAGGGGCAATCCAGTTCAGCTTTTCAGTTTAGACTCCAGGACCACCTAATGATTTAATTATGCAACTTACAGATGCACAAATCCCTACACTGTTTGGTAGTCCTGTGGCTTAAGCTAGACATGATGGAGGGCACTCAATGTGTTCTTTTAAACGTGAATCTGCCTTGATCCCATCGAAAGAGATGAGAGAGGCAGTGTGTTGTCATAAGTGCTGTGCCACGCATTTCTCATTATCAGAAgggagagaaaatttcagtgaacttctcatgggtggggtataagattgattttttaaaatttgattccATAAAACCTCAAAtcaatttcacaataaaaacaatcagcaataaaaacaatttttatgtAAAAAAGATTCCATTTATtagtttcatttttcatttgaaattgtttttagtttcaaatccaatacagatacagactggcaCAAAGATCcacacttaaaaggcttgttgaaaaaggaaggtcttcagtaggtgccaatactgctactactaataattaataattaacaataataatagatagtgcctgtctgatatgtaacaggagcgagttccaaaaggtaggtgcctgATTCTGATCTTGCGTCTCTTCCTTCCGAGGTGACCGAGGGGTATTTGTGTCTTATCTTTCGTGCTACAAATCCTCTCACCAGAGATGTATTGGTGACAAGCTATATTTTATCTGATGATAGGCAGCAATCTCCTAATCTTTTCCCTTCCTCCGTGGCAGGTGCCTGTGGCTTCGTGGTTTGACAACATGGCTGACACGGAGCTCCTGGACCTGTTGCCCTTCTTTGAGAGACTCAGCAAAGTGGACGACGTCTATACAGTGCTAAAGCAGCACCGGACTAGCAGCTAGTGACTGCAGGGGGACTTTGGGTAGGGGAAAGGAGGAGTGTTTGCCCATGTCGGCTGCTTCCTTTCATTGAGCAGGATGGCCTGCTTCCTCTCCCAGCCTAGCCTCTGGCAGCCTCAACAAGAAGTGCAGTGCACAGGAAACCCTGCAGGGGGAAGCAGAGAGCGCTTGTTTCCATGGCGCAGCAGCAAAGACCCCAGAGTCTGAGTGTGACCTTGAACCCCCGGGAGGCATCCTTCTCAACACTGTGTTTTTAACGGTTTGTCCCTCCCTCCTTTGAGTCATGTCTGAGGGGACCAGGACCTCAGCCCACTTTTTTCCCCTCACACCAAGTGGGACCAAAACTGTGGTCCTTTTCCCTCTGAGCAAGGGGGAAACCAGAACCCCACCCCCTTCCCCTGTTGCCAGGTTGGGGATGCTACTCCAGGGGTCCTGGATACCCACTGCATCTCATAGTTGCTTATAGATTCTCCCCCTGCTTCATTATAAGTattatggcctagttttctgggTCTGGGGCATAGGTGCCTCTGCTGCATTTCTAGTGGCTACTTCTGACTGACTGGATGGAGATATCCCAGATGGAAATGATCCGACAGAAGCTGGAGAGGAGGTGACAGAGAACAGGCAGGATTTACAGGGTGGGATGCTGACAAGATGTGGAGGGATAGATGGACCATTTAGAGGAAGTTGGCTGTGTCTATCAAAGAGATTGCCTTTCTAGTTCATAAAAGAAAGAGCTGAGGGTCTTTTGAGGGATGTAACTTTCCTAAACTGGACAGCTTACTTGTAGGAACTACTGTACAGTCACTGTGAATAAGTTGTCTATCTTTGGGATAGATACTGGGTTGGATCCCCCCCCCTCTTTCCCTTTGCTGGAGAAAGTCCTCATAACCTCTTCTAATTTGGAGAGGGAGATCCCACGTTTTACTTAATTTTCTGAATGGGTGGTGACACAGCAGAGGAGCAGGAGATATTTTAGGTGAAAGGGGGAcaggaatggagagagagagacagaaagtctTCCCCACTGAGACAGAAGAAAAAACTAGCTCTGTCAGTTCGGTTAATGGGGCCCTGTGACAGTGCCTTTAGAGGGGAGTGAGCAGcccagtggttagagcagcccgAAATCCCATTTACAGCTCAAGCTGTTTAGCCTGGCTTAACCCCATCCTTTCTGCTATCTGGAGACAAGGCCTGAAACTGGTTATGTAATGGCTTGGAACACGGGAAAGATGGCTTGTGTTATCAAACACTAGTTTAGAAGAGGGCCTGAGATGAGAGATGGGGTGGTTTACAGTACACCTGAAGATGGCTGAGAGGAAAGTAGCACTGTTGGTTGATCGGTGCTAGAGAGGAAGGTCGCCACCTAGAACAGTCAGGTTTGATCCagaataaattatttaaaaagaCTCAGAGACTTAAGAGTGTGGGTTGGTGATACTGACCTACAAAACCCATGTAGGGGTCATTCTAATTATCCACCTTCATACTTTTCTATAGCCCGGGCttctccgcttcagcctccagcGTCTCCAGGGCCTCTTCTTCAGTTTTTTCAATGCTGCCCTCCCTGTGACCAGAAATCTCATGTATAGCCTGGACAGGAAGAGAAGGCCTGGCTGGTGCCTGGAGTTTCTTTCTCTGCTGCTgtgggtcccccccccctttatgctGTAGTGCCTTCAAACCTCACAGGGCCTGAGGTGCAACTATTGCCTGTGGGCTATGGTTGGAATTCTCTAACTTCCAGGATTTATGAGGCATGTGAGAAAATTGTGCCTTTTTGGAAGTTTGCTGGTattgggaagagagagagaatgaacacAGTACTGAGTTGTGCTGGTGGCTAGCACCTCTGTTTCCAGTGTTTTGCCAACAGTTCAGCCACTTTTATTGTTTTCAAAGGTGGCTTTAGCCAAAATCAACCCTGGCCCTTCTCTCCCTTTTAACCATATTTTCCCCACTTCTCCCAGAAGCTTTTGAAAGCCTGTTTTTAGCAGAAGAGACTCTTGAGCCAGAGCAGAATCGTCCTGGTTCTCTGCCAGCCACTTCTGCAAGATAATGGATTTGCCTTGGTTTCTTTCCAGTGCCACCTTGAATTTGccttaaaatgttttttgaatACAAGAAATCCTTGTGCCTTTCTACTATTGGTCTTGGTTGTTTCGTTAAAGAAAGGACATGATGTCACAGCTCTTTAGAGCCTTAGCTCATGTCAGGATGGAATATTTTAGAGATGCTGGGGGTAGTTTTTGGCTCCCTCAGTTGTAGCTTGTTCAGTGGCCCATTGATACATAGCAAAGGACCGTGCTGAACCTCACAGCCAGGGTGCAATTGAGCTGTCCCTTGCAACACAGTATGATCTTATACTTAAAACTTACTAAACTGTTATTGTAATGGATCGAGTATAGTTGAAGTAGCTCATCACTGCCAAATTGGACCTTATTGGGAATACCGAATGTTTAGAAACCTTTGAGCATAGGGTTGCATTCattaacaggggtggggaactggtagccttctagatgttgttggacttaactgccatcagtcccagccagcctgaccaatggtcaaagattatgggaattatagtctagcaacatctggagggccacaggttctctgtccCTGCTTCTAACAGCTAACAGCAATTCTATCCTTTGGGAATGTAATGTTTATAGTTTTACCAAATTTAAGATGAATATCCTTCAACAATGAGAACAGCAGATCATGCATACAGTGGataaaatccttttttttttaaaaaaggtttcttaTGTAAAAAAAGAGTTTTTCGATGCACCAATAAAAATTAACATTGCcagaacacacacacccatccctcTCAATCCAAATCCCAAGGATTCctgagaaagaatgagagggaagattctatgattctaagaaaggATTGAGAAAGAAAATATCCTAAAAGAAAACCCCAACAAACATCTTCatcctttttgtttcttttcttgcttgcatatctaTGGCATTTATGCCATAAATCCATAATCACtcctagggatgcttgaggaatttaatTTTTGAAGGTTTTTATATGAAAAGACCCAATCCGCACCTCATAGACTTGTGTGGATTGAAATTTAGCTCTCCACTGAATTTTGCACTTCCACTGTTGTGACACAATTCTCTCAGCAGTTAGACatataaaatgcacatttaaatattttgagagaaaaagcACATCTAAATATGTACTTAAATacttaattttaaaacaatatttatttttttaaaaaaaaacacagattaaTACAGTGATGAAATGACACTAAGGGTAAAAGCATGCCAAAGTGATTTGGTCAAAATAGACAAGATTCCTAGTCACTCCATTATATATTTTAATCTAATCTGTATCAGTCAGACTAAATTAACAACAAAGAGGCTTGTGCTACCTTAAATACTTGTTCCTACAGCAGCAGTCTAACATGGAAATCACCCTGGAAAAAAATTATGGCTGTAACCCTATGCTCTCGTACTTGGGACAAACACTCCATGTAATACAGTGGGGATTTGCCTCTGATTAAACTTGCCTAGAGTTGCTCTGCATGTCTCTCTTTCTGCCTTGCTCAACTGAAGGTGGCACAAGCACCAGTCTGCAGCTACCCAGTATTCTCCATTGGAGTAGCTACATTTGGGCAAATTTGTATCTTCTGGAATTCATTAAATTCCACTTGGTTCCCCATCTCATCCCCAGTCTCCTGTGTCATGGTATAATGACAACTATTGACCTGCACAGAGCATTCAGCAATTGTTCCATTCTGGCAGTGCTGAGATGCCCTTTTGCTAGAGGCCACGAGCCACTCATGATCCACTAAGCCCCAACAGACAAAATGCACCTAGACTGAGCTTCATCCAGACCCCTCTTTGTGGGGACCTGCCTCATGCCCCCTCACTCAAGGagattgtatttctattttttaCAGGATGTGGAAAGAAGAATAACTGGGCACATTTTAGATTATATAAATATGTATGATGTGTATATATTTTaggaaaatggaaaataaaaacaatgaaagtgggatgggggagaaaccatCTGAGGATTTTTATAGCTGTATTTTTAACAATGTTCCTGAGAGATGGTAATTATTTTTGTGTGATTTGTTGTCATTATTCTGGGTGTAAAAGGAAATGTGGTTGGAGTGATCTTTGCTCACGAGTAGACACCTCTATCAGAGAGCATGCTCCCCTTCTCCAAATGTTTACTGCTTTCCCCATTCTTAACACAGCTACTGGGCGTGGGGGCAAAGGAACCAAGTGTTCCATGTAATATTCAATAGTCTCAGTGTTAATCGCTTAGCTTGCCAAGAGTTAGAATAAGACACTTGTTCCACCTTTAATATGTTTTCCCATCTGTGTCAGATTATGGGAGATCCAAAGCTGTTCCTTGAGGGGGAAGAAACTGCTTCTTGTCCCCATTTCCCACTGTCACTTTCCTCTGTTTTTATCTACCCTATCTCTTCTCTACCATTTTCTATTCTCATGGGATGCTAGCTGTCTACCCCTGAAGTGATGTTTGCTGAATGGTAGCGAGCAAGCCCCATCCTTAGGGGGAATGGTTTTACTCAAGAGTGAGGTAATTCAAATtactttcccctctcctttcattAATTTTCATAGCTGTAGAAGAGAGCTTGGGAACTTCACCCCCCCCCAATCAGATAttgcaggactccaactcccatcatccctgaccattggcggtgctggctggggctgatgggagttggagtccaacactatctggaggatcacaggttcctcaCATCTGGGGTAAAGATTCGGTGCCAGCAAACAAGTTTGTATTCTCTAACACAGTATTGGGAAAACTCAGCACTTTATTGGGAAAGCAAAAGCTGACACCCTTTTAGTGCCAACTTGAAAGCTACAAAGAGCCACAAGTTTTCAACTAGTCATGTCAGTGCAACCAAGACTCATTGCTGATGCTGCCCTCTTGTGGTTTCTGGGGTGGCAGAGAAAGTTGCTCCTTCCAATTCTCACACCATAAGCTTCTTGTTGAAGTTATGCCTTAATGTCCTCTGGAAATCCTGAAtggagaggtggggaacctgtggtcctccagatgttgttggactccacctcccatcacccctgactattggccatgctggctggggctgatgggaactggagtccaacaacatctggagggccaaaggttcttcattTCTGCCTTAATGACAAGCTTTCCCCAAGCAATTGTGTTTGGAGAAGGAGGAGATGCTCTACTCATATCTGTTCAGACTCTTGCCATGTATCCGTTGATTACAAGCTGATCTGTTTAACAAATGGAAGAGAGAGTAAGAAAATCACAATTCCAGATCAAAAGTGCCTTCTTGTGTGATTCAAACTGTAAAAtaatctttaaagaaaaaaattacaaacccATGAGAACAGTCTCTGTTTTTCTGTGTAGCATAAAGCAGTTGTTGCTCTGGTGGTATTGGGTAAcaagaaattaaaaacagcaaggCAACTTTATTTCATTAGTACAGTTTTTCTTAAAACAGGATTACACAAGTGATGGAGTTATTTATGTAGTGCTTACTTAACAAAATgacttctaagcggtttacaggcataaaacatatatacatgtgtatatatacacatgcacGGAGTTATATAGGTCTGCCCCCCCTGCACCCCCATTGGCCAATAGTCCCCTCACCAAAGTCCATTTGAATATTACCAGCTCTCTGAAGAACTGATGATACATGGTTTAGTTTAAATTGGTTGCAGCTGGCGAAGAAAGATCTATGGATCATAGCTGGAAGATGACTGAAAATTATCTCGAGAGCTcagctgcaaaaatggcaaattataTGTTAGGAATTTTTAGAAAAGAGATTGAAACAGCCAGTATCATCAGTGTCTTTATATAAACCTGTGGTCTGCCTGCATTTGCAATGCTTTGTATAGCTgctccaccaaaaaaaaaaaaaaattagagctGGAAAATATACAGAAAAGAGCAAAAAGAATGATAAAGTGGTTGAAGAACCTTTTTTGTGCAcaatgggctcctttgagagaaaagatgggatatagaaataaataaataccaatatACAGGTAGTGatcctgtggccccccagatgttactggactcctaTTCACACCAGCATAAACCAgggtggtcaatggtcaggaatgcatGAGAGTTGAAGCTCAACATCTGGGGAGGTGGCACAGTTTCCCACTCCAGAACTAAACCAAATACTAAATTGGCATGTACAGAAAACATGCAGGGAGTTCAAGGAGCCAACAGCCTATAACCACTGAGAAAGAAGTGAGGCACACTTCAGTTATCTGATAGCATAGATCTGGAACTCATGACAGACAGGGTATTTAGCCATCCTCCAGAAGCATTTAGTGTGGGAgagggactatagctcagtggcagggcacgtgctttgcatctgaaaagtcccaggttcaatcctcagcatctccaattaaagggatcaggtagcaggtgatgggaaaataCATTTTCCCTGCACCAAACCCTTGAAAGCCCCTGCCAGTGAGAGTAGACAATACCAGGctggatggacaaatagtcttgGACCTACTATAAAAGGTAGGTTCTCATGGTCCCATCTCAGGAAGTATAGCTCAAGCCTCCTTGCTTGTTCCCATGTCCTCAAGCACAAAGTGGTGGGTGGAGGAATAATTAGTCACTAGGGACAACATCCATCCTCTGGTTACTGTACAGAGATGTTTGGAAGGCAGATTCCTGGGCTGAATGCCCAGCTCAAGGAATGGAGTCTAGAAGAAGGCTGAGCAcaaatataaaacacacacacatctacacCTCTCTATTTGCAGAGTCCTGCTTCTGGTGGTAGAGGCACTTTGGTTACACACaatttttcagcaggcctttatGTGTACAGAGGACAAGATTTGTTATGTGCAAATGTTTTAAGTTACCATGTTGGATGAGACCAAAGTGATGGAGAGCCTGCagtcctgatgttgttggactctgtcgGCCTCAGGCAGTATGGCCAATAGCAATGAGAGCTGTGTAATTTAGCAACAACTGGAGGTTCACAACCCTAGTTTAGTACCTAGGCTGCAGTCCTgtccacacttacctgggagtaagccagagcttggaaacgttacttttttgaactacaactctcatcagacccagccagcatggccactggattatgctgttggaagttgtagttcaaaaaagtaacatttccaagctctggagtaagcttcactgaactcagtggtactTACCCTGAGGAAATATGCATAACATTGGGCTGCTTTTCCAAGATCTCAGGGACAACACTCTTAAGTATATAGAATTGTGCACACAAGCTGGGTAGCTAAGCAAAGTGGCCCACTTGTCTGACCTTAGCGTGTGCTTCTGGGAGCCACTTTGCTGTGAAGAAGGAAGAATGGGAATAAGGTAGAAAGCCATGGCTTGGACACAGAATTTCAGTGTCCCTTCTCTCGTGGATGTGGATCCATTTGTCCCACCATGTGGGTGAAGGATTCAAAGCCTACACATTCTGGACTTAAGGATAAACCTCAAAAAGACACAACTGGCAAACAGAGAAATAATCCAGTTTTACTAAGGTAAGGATGCTAAGTGGGACTGAATTGCAAAAGAGAACAGCCACCTAACGATGAACCTTGCCAAGTCATTTTACACAGAGGGAAATTCCTTCTCTACCCCACAGACGTTATATTTTTACTCCATTACAGAACAGGATTCCTTGTCCCTTTCTTATAACTTTCTTGCCCACACACACAGCCTCCAAACATCCTAGTTGCTTTCTAGAAAAACAGATGGGGAAGCAATAGCTCTcttggtgttgttggactccaacttccatcggcCCCAGAtatcatggccaattgtcagggatgaggggagctggagttcaacaacatctggtgggccatgtATTTCCCATCCCAAGTTTAAAATCATTACAATTGCAAAAGGCAACACAGGGCTCATCTgcacagtggtttagtgtgtgtttggtactgctcacatctcctttaaatttgcatggttcacatgactttACCAGCAAACAAAAGCTATCATGTGGTtttccctgtaaatctgtactaacccaatccactgataataggaaaagggaaggggaaaaatgtccactccctttctctagtgcttgaaGGCACTTTGCgtcaatgcttttaggtggatgtatcaatcgttcccttctccatgcccattccctcctcttcccttcattcattttatttcctataggctgacaagcaacgtccagttgctctcctccattctgctagcctgttttatgttgctgcaaatgatgcctttcttttctttcccccctaacatgtgtgctaaaacattctgttgttgttgttgttatgtgccttaaagtcgactacgacttatggcaccctatgactcagcgacctccaagagcatctgtcatgaaccaccctgttcagatcttgtaagttcaggtctgtggcttccgttatggaatcaatccatctcttgttggtcttcctctttttctactcccttctgttttccccagcattattgtcttttctagtgaatcctgtcttctcattatgtgtccaaagtatgataacctcagtttcattgttttagcttctagtgacagttctggtttaatttgttctaacacctaattatttgtctttttcgcagtccatggtatgcacaaagctctcctccaacaccacattttaaatgagttgattttcctcttatccgctttttttcctgtccaactttcacatccacacagagagatcgggaataccatggtctgaatgatcctgactttagcgtttagtgatacatctttacatttgaggaccttttctagttctctcataggtgccctccccagtcctagccttcttctgatttcttgagtattgtctccattttggttaatgactgtgccgaggtattgacaatccttgacatgttcaatgtcctcattgtctactttaaagttacataaagctaaatcataacactg
This DNA window, taken from Rhineura floridana isolate rRhiFlo1 chromosome 2, rRhiFlo1.hap2, whole genome shotgun sequence, encodes the following:
- the CTDSP1 gene encoding carboxy-terminal domain RNA polymerase II polypeptide A small phosphatase 1 encodes the protein MDSGSIITQVSKEEVNTPLQEKGAQNPSPSKKPRNRSIFQSLFCCLCHDNSEPLPVNNNAPLLVEENGSVPKATVKYLLPEIKPQDASKICVVIDLDETLVHSSFKPVNNADFIIPVEIDGVMHQVYVLKRPHVDEFLRRMGELFECVLFTASLAKYADPVADLLDKWGAFRTRLFRESCVFHRGNYVKDLSRLGRDLTRIIIVDNSPASYVFHPDNAVPVASWFDNMADTELLDLLPFFERLSKVDDVYTVLKQHRTSS